DNA from Mucilaginibacter mallensis:
AGGGCCGTATAAATATCAATGAAGGAGCCAGGCAAATTATAATATCGCAGCTTAATGCGCTAACTAATAATTATGAGTATGGCAGAATCAATATTAAAGATTACCATACCGGCCTTAATGAATTACTCGCTACCATTAAAAAGGTTAAGGTGCTTAATTTTGAGCAGATAAAATAATATATGCCCGTTCGGGTAAATTATATTTCATTTAAATCATCTATTTCGCTTTTATACTGAGTTTGTTTATTATTGCAAGCACAATGTCTGACGAAGCAATAATTAAACGATTAAAAGTAATTGTAAAAGAGCATGGCGGACAGCTCGGCCTTGCACATGCTATTGGGGTTGACCAGGGATTTATAAGCAAGGTTATTAATAAGAAGCAGGAGATGAGCTATTACCTTATCCGCAAGCTTTGTTTCCAATTAAAATATTCGCCTGAGTGGCTCATACTCGGTACCGGCGAAAAGATCATTAACAAACCTGAATCGGCAAAGCTTATTA
Protein-coding regions in this window:
- a CDS encoding helix-turn-helix domain-containing protein, with the protein product MSDEAIIKRLKVIVKEHGGQLGLAHAIGVDQGFISKVINKKQEMSYYLIRKLCFQLKYSPEWLILGTGEKIINKPESAKLITEIQMLRTEVDILHARMRAYEIEMKELKDSFSIQQQKAG